In a single window of the Methanolobus psychrophilus R15 genome:
- a CDS encoding ymh, putative encodes MGAALAVNGCLKLNKQESETERNEQEGLMHLCTGLMKAIRNPHGHEPELYWKMSREDALDVLSLINYLYIKVEATCCYKK; translated from the coding sequence ATGGGTGCAGCTCTTGCAGTCAATGGGTGTCTGAAGCTCAATAAACAAGAGAGTGAAACTGAACGCAATGAGCAGGAAGGATTGATGCATCTTTGCACTGGTCTGATGAAAGCGATAAGAAATCCACATGGTCATGAACCTGAGCTTTATTGGAAGATGTCACGAGAAGATGCATTGGATGTTCTCAGTTTGATTAATTATCTTTACATAAAGGTTGAAGCAACATGTTGTTATAAAAAATGA
- a CDS encoding myosin-cross-reactive antigen family protein, with translation MFEANHVCMYNLLSFIPSMDDPTKKIKQDTLEFTAAYPWNNKARLVANGKILNFHSYGFNPKDELELLALTSKPEILGEITKAL, from the coding sequence ATGTTCGAGGCGAATCACGTCTGCATGTACAATCTGCTTTCTTTCATCCCTTCAATGGATGACCCAACGAAAAAGATCAAGCAGGACACCCTCGAGTTTACTGCCGCCTACCCATGGAACAACAAGGCTCGCCTGGTCGCCAACGGTAAGATTCTGAACTTCCACTCTTATGGTTTTAATCCGAAAGACGAGTTGGAGCTCCTCGCGTTGACTTCCAAACCGGAAATCCTTGGTGAAATCACCAAAGCTCTGTAG
- a CDS encoding membrane protein, which yields MERMLVVVFDNEKKAYDGSIALKTLDFEGSISVYSEAVIEKNDDGTVVIKQMGEDFPISTVSGTAIGALIGLLGGPIGVAVGAVGGTFAGSIWDMSRAGVNAEFLDDVSAKLTPGKWAIVSEISEEWVIPVDTKMEALGGTVFRIERRDVVDEQNAREVAAIKADVAQLKAEQAKSLAEDKAKLQTKIDDLNQKLDAKAEQAKQWSEQREKEAKAKVKALEKRAAEDKGKAKAAIEKRIAEIKDKLKKTSED from the coding sequence ATGGAAAGAATGTTGGTAGTAGTTTTTGACAACGAGAAAAAAGCATACGACGGATCCATAGCATTGAAGACACTTGATTTCGAAGGCAGCATTTCCGTTTATTCCGAAGCCGTAATAGAGAAAAATGATGATGGCACAGTTGTCATAAAGCAGATGGGGGAAGACTTTCCGATCAGTACAGTTAGCGGAACCGCAATCGGTGCTCTAATCGGACTTCTCGGAGGACCAATCGGCGTTGCCGTTGGCGCTGTTGGGGGAACCTTTGCGGGGAGCATCTGGGACATGAGTCGAGCAGGAGTCAACGCAGAATTCCTTGATGATGTGTCTGCCAAACTAACACCTGGCAAATGGGCGATAGTTTCAGAAATCAGCGAAGAATGGGTAATTCCTGTTGATACCAAAATGGAAGCGTTAGGAGGCACCGTATTTCGCATCGAACGAAGGGATGTTGTTGACGAACAAAATGCTCGGGAAGTGGCAGCTATCAAGGCGGACGTTGCTCAGTTGAAAGCAGAGCAAGCCAAATCGCTGGCAGAAGATAAAGCCAAGCTTCAAACCAAGATTGACGATTTGAATCAGAAGCTGGATGCTAAGGCAGAGCAGGCAAAACAGTGGTCGGAACAGCGGGAAAAAGAGGCCAAAGCTAAGGTGAAGGCTTTAGAGAAGAGAGCAGCAGAGGATAAGGGTAAGGCAAAGGCAGCTATTGAAAAAAGAATCGCCGAGATTAAAGATAAATTGAAAAAGACCTCGGAAGACTAG